In Nicotiana tabacum cultivar K326 chromosome 17, ASM71507v2, whole genome shotgun sequence, one DNA window encodes the following:
- the LOC107790972 gene encoding NDR1/HIN1-like protein 6 → MADHQRIHPVPEPEQEPPVQKPTVPLVPRGSFRSEKGDPERQQLEPPLRRRTIPYYPPLKPPKKRICSCKRCLCCTCCLLFLLIIIIGALAAAFYFVFQPKIPNYSVDSMRITQFNFNNDMSLLFATFNVNITARNPNKKIGIYYESGSHLSVWYTGVKLCEGSLPKFYQGHRNTTVLSLNLSGQTENASELLQSLQVDQQKGSIPLNLRAKVPVKLKIGKLKLMKWKFLVKCRLDVDSLSANNAIRIRNSDCKFGFRL, encoded by the coding sequence ATGGCAGATCATCAAAGAATCCATCCAGTTCCAGAGCCAGAACAGGAGCCACCAGTTCAAAAACCAACTGTTCCTTTAGTGCCACGTGGCTCTTTCAGATCAGAAAAAGGTGACCCTGAGAGACAGCAATTAGAACCACCTTTGAGAAGAAGAACAATCCCATATTATCCACCATTAAAACCACCTAAGAAAAGAATCTGTTCTTGCAAAAGATGTTTGTGTTGCACATGTTGTCTGCTTTTCCTTCTTATCATAATCATTGGTGCTTTAGCTGCTGCTTTTTACTTTGTCTtccaaccaaaaataccaaactACTCAGTTGACAGCATGAGGATTACACAGTTCAATTTCAACAATGACATGAGTTTATTATTTGCTACTTTTAATGTTAACATCACTGCAAGAAACCCCAACAAGAAAATTGGAATTTATTATGAAAGTGGTAGCCATTTGAGTGTTTGGTATACTGGTGTTAAACTATGTGAAGGATCATTGCCAAAATTTTATCAGGGTCATAGGAATACAACTGTTTTAAGCTTGAATTTATCAGGACAAACAGAGAATGCTTCTGAATTGTTGCAGTCACTGCAGGTTGATCAACAGAAAGGAAGTATTCCGTTGAATCTCAGGGCAAAAGTTCCAGTGAAGCTCAAAATTGGGAAATTGAAGCTTATGAAATGGAAGTTCTTGGTTAAGTGTAGGCTAGATGTGGATAGCTTGTCTGCAAATAATGCTATCAGGATTAGGAATAGTGATTGCAAGTTTGGTTTTAGGCTTTAA